Proteins from a genomic interval of Marmota flaviventris isolate mMarFla1 chromosome 8, mMarFla1.hap1, whole genome shotgun sequence:
- the B3galnt1 gene encoding UDP-GalNAc:beta-1,3-N-acetylgalactosaminyltransferase 1 isoform X1: MLVFLTYLIEISSIIFDSCLLLNVHWVKLKVLRRNKLRRTCALRPSQLLWMALTLLTTLPSRMSLRSLKWSLLLLSLLSFLVMWYLSLPHYNVIERVNWMYFYEYEPIYRQDFHFTLREHSNCSHQNPFLVILVTSHPSDVKARQAIRVTWGEKKSWWGYEVLTFFLLGQQAEREDKMLALSLEEEHLLYGDIIRQDFLDTYNNLTLKTIMAFRWVTEFCPNAKYIMKTDTDVFINTGNLVKYLLNLNHSEKFFTGYPLIDNYSYRGFYQKNHISYQEYPFKVFPPYCSGLGYIMSRDLVPRIYEMMGHVKPIKFEDVYVGICLNLLKVDIHIPEDTNLFFLYRIHLDVCQLRRVIAAHGFSSKEIITFWQVMLRNTTCHY; encoded by the exons ATGCTGGTTTTTCTTACATATCTTATAGAAATTTCAAGCATTATTTTTGACAGCTGCCTTCTGCTGAATGTTCACTGGGTGAAACTGAAGGTcctcagaagaaataaattaagaag AACCTGTGCCTTACGTCCTTCCCAGCTGCTGTGGATGGCCCTGACTCTCTTAACTACCCTTCCCAGTAGGATGTCACTGAGATCCCTCAAATGGAGCCTTCTGCTGCTGTCTCTCCTGAGTTTCCTTGTGATGTGGTACCTCAGCCTTCCCCACTATAACGTGATAGAGCGTGTGAACTGGATGTACTTCTATGAGTATGAGCCAATTTATAGACAAGACTTTCACTTTACACTTCGAGAGCATTCAAACTGCTCTCATCAAAACCCATTTCTGGTCATCCTAGTGACCTCACACCCCTCAGATGTGAAAGCCAGGCAGGCCATTAGGGTTACTTGGGGTGAAAAAAAGTCTTGGTGGGGATATGAGGTTCTTACATTTTTCTTACTAGGCCAGCAAGCTGAAAGGGAAGACAAAATGTTAGCGTTGTCCTTAGAAGAGGAGCACCTTCTTTATGGTGACATAATACGACAAGATTTTTTAGACACATATAACAACCTGACCTTGAAAACCATTATGGCTTTCAGGTGGGTAACTGAGTTTTGCCCCAATGCCAAGTACATCATGAAGACAGACACTGACGTTTTCATCAATACTGGTAATTTAGTGaagtatcttttaaatttaaaccACTCAGAGAAGTTTTTCACAGGTTATCCTCTCATTGATAATTACTCCTACAGAGGATTTTACCAGAAAAACCATATTTCATACCAGGAGTATCCTTTCAAGGTGTTCCCTCCCTACTGCAGTGGGCTGGGTTATATAATGTCCAGAGATTTGGTGCCAAGGATCTATGAAATGATGGGTCATGTAAAACCCATCAAGTTCGAAGATGTTTATGTCGGGATCTGTTTGAATTTGTTAAAAGTGGACATTCATATTCCAGAAGAcacaaaccttttctttttatatagaaTCCATTTGGATGTCTGTCAACTCAGACGTGTGATTGCAGCCCATGGCTTTTCTTCCAAGGAAATCATCACATTTTGGCAGGTTATGCTAAGGAACACCACATGCCATTATTAA
- the B3galnt1 gene encoding UDP-GalNAc:beta-1,3-N-acetylgalactosaminyltransferase 1 isoform X2, whose amino-acid sequence MALTLLTTLPSRMSLRSLKWSLLLLSLLSFLVMWYLSLPHYNVIERVNWMYFYEYEPIYRQDFHFTLREHSNCSHQNPFLVILVTSHPSDVKARQAIRVTWGEKKSWWGYEVLTFFLLGQQAEREDKMLALSLEEEHLLYGDIIRQDFLDTYNNLTLKTIMAFRWVTEFCPNAKYIMKTDTDVFINTGNLVKYLLNLNHSEKFFTGYPLIDNYSYRGFYQKNHISYQEYPFKVFPPYCSGLGYIMSRDLVPRIYEMMGHVKPIKFEDVYVGICLNLLKVDIHIPEDTNLFFLYRIHLDVCQLRRVIAAHGFSSKEIITFWQVMLRNTTCHY is encoded by the coding sequence ATGGCCCTGACTCTCTTAACTACCCTTCCCAGTAGGATGTCACTGAGATCCCTCAAATGGAGCCTTCTGCTGCTGTCTCTCCTGAGTTTCCTTGTGATGTGGTACCTCAGCCTTCCCCACTATAACGTGATAGAGCGTGTGAACTGGATGTACTTCTATGAGTATGAGCCAATTTATAGACAAGACTTTCACTTTACACTTCGAGAGCATTCAAACTGCTCTCATCAAAACCCATTTCTGGTCATCCTAGTGACCTCACACCCCTCAGATGTGAAAGCCAGGCAGGCCATTAGGGTTACTTGGGGTGAAAAAAAGTCTTGGTGGGGATATGAGGTTCTTACATTTTTCTTACTAGGCCAGCAAGCTGAAAGGGAAGACAAAATGTTAGCGTTGTCCTTAGAAGAGGAGCACCTTCTTTATGGTGACATAATACGACAAGATTTTTTAGACACATATAACAACCTGACCTTGAAAACCATTATGGCTTTCAGGTGGGTAACTGAGTTTTGCCCCAATGCCAAGTACATCATGAAGACAGACACTGACGTTTTCATCAATACTGGTAATTTAGTGaagtatcttttaaatttaaaccACTCAGAGAAGTTTTTCACAGGTTATCCTCTCATTGATAATTACTCCTACAGAGGATTTTACCAGAAAAACCATATTTCATACCAGGAGTATCCTTTCAAGGTGTTCCCTCCCTACTGCAGTGGGCTGGGTTATATAATGTCCAGAGATTTGGTGCCAAGGATCTATGAAATGATGGGTCATGTAAAACCCATCAAGTTCGAAGATGTTTATGTCGGGATCTGTTTGAATTTGTTAAAAGTGGACATTCATATTCCAGAAGAcacaaaccttttctttttatatagaaTCCATTTGGATGTCTGTCAACTCAGACGTGTGATTGCAGCCCATGGCTTTTCTTCCAAGGAAATCATCACATTTTGGCAGGTTATGCTAAGGAACACCACATGCCATTATTAA